Proteins from one Candidatus Dadabacteria bacterium genomic window:
- the ftsY gene encoding signal recognition particle-docking protein FtsY, with translation MKEATELLSGLGTHIDLEIAIPVAIAVAVLAAVYFLFRKKEVAPETVAQQQPEAVSAEPEEVEPPPEPPAPEAAPGQVVETAPEPQFTAPEPVAVEEDIVTPPADSVPVAEPIEVSEEPISPEETEAEPEEPKAEEEPEETKVPEEPEEEVVAEEKEDDTEGDFFSRLSFGLSKTRRGILQNLEHVFSSGKIDDAAWDEFEEVLIMSDMGVATTAKLREKVSSAVGVGDGGDMEKIKSLLEKEILDILRGVESPVVELSAKPTVFMVAGVNGVGKTTSIGKIANRFTREEKKVMVAAADTFRAAAVEQLGVWAERVGSDFLRGQTGADPSAVAYDAVKASVSRGIDLLIIDTAGRVHTKTGLMDELKKLRRVVARELEGAPHETLLVVDATTGQNAVEQARVFGEAIGVTGIVLTKLDGTAKGGIIVAIAEQLGLPVKYIGVGEGLGDLREFDAEQFTRALFTSDKEALH, from the coding sequence ATGAAAGAGGCTACTGAACTTCTATCAGGGCTTGGAACCCATATTGATCTGGAGATTGCGATTCCGGTCGCTATAGCAGTCGCCGTACTTGCGGCGGTTTATTTTCTTTTCAGGAAGAAAGAAGTTGCGCCGGAGACCGTGGCGCAGCAGCAGCCCGAGGCCGTTTCCGCTGAACCTGAAGAGGTGGAGCCACCGCCCGAACCCCCCGCTCCGGAAGCCGCACCCGGGCAAGTTGTCGAGACTGCGCCTGAACCGCAGTTTACCGCGCCCGAACCTGTAGCTGTGGAAGAAGATATTGTGACGCCGCCTGCGGATTCCGTACCTGTTGCTGAACCGATCGAGGTTTCCGAAGAGCCGATTTCCCCTGAAGAAACTGAAGCTGAACCCGAAGAACCGAAAGCCGAAGAGGAACCGGAGGAAACCAAGGTTCCCGAAGAGCCGGAGGAGGAAGTTGTTGCGGAAGAAAAAGAAGATGATACGGAAGGGGATTTCTTCTCGAGACTCAGCTTCGGACTTTCCAAAACTCGCAGGGGGATTCTTCAGAATCTTGAGCATGTTTTTTCATCCGGGAAGATTGATGACGCAGCCTGGGATGAGTTCGAGGAGGTACTCATAATGTCGGATATGGGAGTTGCGACCACTGCGAAGCTGCGAGAGAAAGTCTCATCTGCTGTTGGGGTAGGGGATGGTGGAGACATGGAGAAAATAAAAAGCCTTCTTGAAAAAGAGATCCTCGACATTCTAAGGGGAGTTGAGAGTCCGGTGGTTGAGCTTTCCGCCAAACCGACGGTTTTCATGGTGGCGGGAGTTAACGGCGTCGGGAAAACTACTTCCATAGGAAAAATCGCCAACAGGTTCACACGGGAAGAAAAAAAGGTAATGGTAGCCGCCGCCGACACATTCAGGGCGGCTGCGGTTGAGCAGCTCGGGGTGTGGGCGGAACGGGTGGGAAGCGATTTTCTTCGTGGCCAGACCGGGGCGGACCCCTCCGCCGTAGCTTACGATGCGGTAAAGGCGTCAGTTTCAAGGGGTATTGACTTGCTTATAATAGATACCGCCGGGCGGGTTCACACGAAAACGGGGCTTATGGACGAACTCAAGAAGCTGAGGAGAGTGGTAGCACGTGAACTCGAGGGAGCCCCCCATGAAACTCTCCTTGTCGTTGATGCAACTACTGGGCAGAATGCCGTGGAGCAGGCTAGGGTTTTTGGCGAGGCAATCGGGGTGACCGGTATAGTGCTTACTAAGCTCGACGGGACCGCCAAGGGGGGAATAATAGTGGCAATAGCGGAACAGTTAGGTCTTCCTGTGAAATATATAGGAGTTGGGGAGGGTCTCGGGGACCTGCGGGAATTTGACGCCGAACAGTTCACAAGGGCGCTTTTCACATCGGACA